A part of Mucilaginibacter defluvii genomic DNA contains:
- the atpG gene encoding ATP synthase F1 subunit gamma: MANLKEVRNRISSVSSTQQITKAMKMVSAAKLKRATNGIVQLRPYATKLKDLLANLSASLEDGASPYLQEREPVRVLVVVVSSNRGLAGAFNANAIKAANNLIAEKYSEQLRNGNVSIVAIGKKGHDFFIRRKYNVIGNNNELYQNLNFANTSVITEAIMQGFVNGDYDRVEVVYNHFRNAAVQYLITEQLLPVPKVETNDNNNSASQTDYILEPSKEEIVAELIPKNIKLQLYRAVLDSHASEHGARMTAMDKATDNAGELLRNLKLSYNQARQAAITTELTEIVSGAAALSNG; encoded by the coding sequence ATGGCTAATTTAAAAGAAGTAAGAAACAGGATATCATCGGTAAGCTCAACGCAGCAGATTACCAAGGCCATGAAAATGGTTTCGGCTGCCAAGTTAAAGCGTGCTACCAATGGTATTGTACAGTTACGTCCGTATGCAACTAAGCTAAAGGATCTTTTGGCAAACCTGTCCGCCAGCCTTGAAGATGGTGCATCACCATACCTGCAGGAGCGTGAGCCGGTGCGTGTACTGGTGGTTGTGGTATCGTCAAACCGTGGTTTAGCCGGTGCATTTAACGCTAATGCCATTAAAGCCGCTAACAACCTTATTGCCGAAAAATATAGCGAGCAATTAAGAAACGGTAACGTTTCTATCGTAGCTATCGGTAAAAAAGGCCACGACTTTTTTATTCGCCGTAAATACAACGTTATCGGCAACAATAACGAGCTTTATCAAAACCTTAATTTCGCTAACACATCGGTAATTACCGAGGCTATTATGCAAGGATTTGTTAACGGCGATTATGACCGTGTTGAGGTAGTGTACAACCACTTCCGTAACGCGGCTGTACAGTATTTAATAACCGAGCAGTTGTTGCCGGTGCCTAAAGTTGAAACTAACGATAACAACAATAGCGCATCGCAAACAGATTATATACTTGAGCCATCAAAAGAAGAGATAGTAGCAGAGCTGATACCAAAAAACATCAAACTGCAACTTTACCGTGCTGTACTTGATTCACACGCCTCTGAACATGGTGCACGTATGACGGCCATGGACAAGGCTACCGATAACGCCGGCGAACTACTGCGCAACCTGAAACTATCATACAATCAGGCACGCCAGGCGGCCATTACTACCGAGCTTACCGAGATTGTGAGCGGTGCGGCAGCATTATCAAACGGATAA
- the atpA gene encoding F0F1 ATP synthase subunit alpha, which yields MVEVRPDEVSAILRQQLAGFKSESELEEVGTVLQIGDGIARVYGLTKVQSGELVEFDNGLQGIVLNLEEDNVGVVLLGSYEGIKEGDTVKRTSKIASLKVGEGMLGRVVDTLGNPIDGKGPITGKTYDMPLERKAPGVIYRQPVTEPLQTGIKAIDAMIPIGRGQRELVIGDRQTGKTAVCIDTIINQKEFYDAGQPVICIYVACGQKASTVANIVRTLEENGAMAYSIVVAANASDSAPMQFFAPFAGAAIGEYFRDTGRPALIIYDDLSKQAVAYREVSLLLRRPPGREAYPGDVFYLHSRLLERAAKINSNDSIAKAMNDLPESLKDVVKGGGSLTALPIIETQAGDVSAYIPTNVISITDGQIFLESNLFNAGVRPAINVGISVSRVGGNAQIKSMKKVAGTLKLDQAQYRELEAFSKFGSDLDASTKSVLDKGARNVEILKQGQYSPVSVEKQVAIIYIGTKNLMRSVPVNKIKEFEAEYLSQLELRHPEVLSALKAGKFDDKLTGVLETVAKELTGKY from the coding sequence ATGGTAGAGGTAAGACCAGACGAAGTATCAGCCATCCTGCGTCAGCAACTGGCAGGCTTCAAGTCAGAATCCGAACTGGAAGAAGTAGGTACCGTATTGCAAATAGGCGACGGTATTGCCCGTGTTTACGGATTAACAAAAGTACAATCAGGTGAGCTGGTTGAGTTTGACAATGGCCTGCAAGGCATTGTACTTAACCTTGAAGAAGATAACGTGGGTGTGGTATTGTTAGGTTCGTACGAAGGTATCAAAGAAGGTGATACCGTTAAACGTACCAGCAAAATTGCCTCGCTTAAAGTAGGCGAAGGTATGCTTGGCCGTGTGGTTGATACCTTGGGTAACCCTATTGACGGTAAAGGCCCTATCACTGGTAAAACTTATGATATGCCTTTGGAGCGTAAAGCGCCGGGTGTTATCTATCGCCAGCCGGTTACTGAGCCGTTGCAAACCGGTATCAAAGCTATCGACGCGATGATCCCTATTGGCCGTGGCCAGCGTGAGTTGGTTATTGGTGACCGCCAAACCGGTAAAACTGCCGTTTGTATCGATACCATCATCAACCAAAAAGAATTTTATGATGCCGGCCAGCCGGTTATCTGTATATATGTTGCTTGTGGCCAAAAAGCTTCAACCGTAGCAAACATTGTACGTACTTTAGAGGAGAACGGCGCTATGGCTTACTCAATTGTAGTAGCCGCCAACGCTTCTGACTCTGCTCCGATGCAGTTCTTCGCGCCATTCGCGGGTGCCGCTATTGGTGAGTACTTCCGTGATACCGGTCGCCCGGCACTGATCATCTATGATGACTTGTCGAAACAAGCGGTAGCTTACCGTGAGGTATCGTTATTACTTCGTCGTCCACCGGGCCGTGAGGCTTACCCTGGTGACGTGTTTTACCTGCACAGCCGTTTACTGGAGCGTGCCGCTAAGATCAACTCGAATGATTCTATCGCTAAAGCGATGAATGACCTGCCTGAATCATTGAAAGATGTGGTTAAAGGTGGTGGTTCACTAACCGCTTTGCCGATCATCGAAACACAAGCGGGTGACGTATCTGCATACATCCCAACCAACGTAATTTCAATCACTGACGGTCAGATATTCCTGGAATCAAACCTGTTTAACGCGGGTGTTCGTCCGGCTATTAACGTAGGTATCTCGGTATCTCGTGTGGGTGGTAACGCGCAAATTAAATCAATGAAAAAAGTTGCCGGTACCTTGAAGCTTGACCAGGCACAGTATCGTGAGCTTGAGGCATTCTCAAAATTCGGATCTGATCTTGACGCTTCAACCAAAAGCGTATTGGACAAAGGCGCACGTAATGTTGAGATCTTAAAGCAAGGCCAGTACTCACCGGTATCAGTTGAAAAACAAGTTGCTATCATCTACATCGGTACTAAAAACCTTATGCGTAGCGTACCTGTAAACAAAATCAAGGAGTTTGAGGCTGAGTACTTAAGCCAGCTTGAACTGCGTCACCCTGAAGTGCTTTCGGCACTTAAGGCAGGTAAGTTTGATGATAAACTAACCGGTGTACTTGAAACTGTTGCTAAAGAGCTGACAGGTAAATATTAA
- the atpH gene encoding ATP synthase F1 subunit delta — protein MSELTVASRYAKSLIDLAEEQNAVDAVKTDMDFFLQTLKQNAELSAVVANPIISHSKKTGILSALFGGKVNALTIAFFNIMVNKGRGEVLRATANEYINQYNVKRNILKARVTSATPLSAANRQALTQEVEQATGSKVILVEKVDPELIGGFVLAVGDRQVDTSIAADLKRLKKDFAQKTV, from the coding sequence ATGTCAGAACTAACAGTAGCATCCAGGTACGCCAAATCACTTATTGACCTTGCGGAAGAGCAAAACGCGGTTGATGCAGTGAAAACGGATATGGATTTCTTCCTGCAAACATTAAAGCAAAATGCTGAGCTGAGCGCCGTAGTAGCTAACCCTATTATTTCGCACAGTAAAAAGACCGGTATTTTAAGCGCTCTTTTTGGCGGCAAGGTAAACGCGCTTACCATCGCCTTCTTTAACATTATGGTTAACAAGGGCCGCGGCGAAGTGTTAAGGGCTACTGCCAACGAATACATTAACCAATACAACGTTAAGCGTAACATTCTTAAAGCCCGCGTAACATCGGCTACCCCGCTATCAGCTGCCAACAGGCAGGCGCTAACCCAGGAGGTTGAGCAGGCCACCGGCAGCAAGGTTATATTGGTTGAAAAGGTTGACCCTGAATTGATTGGCGGTTTTGTGCTTGCCGTTGGCGACAGGCAGGTTGACACCAGCATTGCTGCCGACCTGAAACGCCTGAAAAAAGATTTTGCTCAAAAGACAGTTTAA
- the atpF gene encoding F0F1 ATP synthase subunit B, producing the protein MEQLFEGLLNDHLGFVVWAAVAFILLLILLGKFAWKPIMQAITDRERSIEDALLKAEAAKEEMARLTDENEALLKKARAERDLILHEARKVKEQMIHDARDLAQKEGARMLEIAKIEINNQKAIALADVKNQVAALSLEIAEKVLRKQFEDQAKQDALVADLLKEVKLK; encoded by the coding sequence ATGGAACAATTATTCGAAGGTTTGTTAAATGACCATTTAGGATTTGTGGTTTGGGCAGCGGTTGCCTTTATCCTGTTATTGATATTACTGGGTAAGTTTGCCTGGAAACCAATAATGCAGGCCATTACCGACCGTGAGCGTTCAATTGAAGACGCCCTGCTTAAAGCCGAGGCCGCTAAAGAAGAAATGGCCCGTTTAACCGACGAGAACGAAGCCCTGCTTAAAAAAGCACGTGCCGAGCGCGACCTGATTCTGCACGAAGCCCGCAAGGTAAAAGAGCAGATGATCCATGATGCTCGTGACCTGGCTCAAAAAGAAGGCGCACGTATGCTGGAGATCGCTAAAATTGAGATCAACAACCAAAAGGCTATCGCCCTGGCTGATGTTAAAAACCAGGTAGCCGCGTTATCGCTTGAAATCGCTGAAAAAGTATTGCGCAAGCAGTTTGAAGACCAGGCAAAACAGGACGCATTGGTTGCCGATTTATTGAAAGAAGTTAAGTTAAAATAG
- the atpE gene encoding ATP synthase F0 subunit C has protein sequence MTGSIAALGAGLAVIGAGLGIGQVGGKAMEGIARQPEAASKIQTAMIIAAALIEGVALFGVVVALLGK, from the coding sequence ATGACTGGAAGTATTGCTGCATTAGGTGCAGGTTTAGCGGTTATCGGTGCCGGTTTAGGTATCGGTCAGGTTGGTGGTAAAGCGATGGAAGGTATCGCTCGTCAGCCAGAAGCTGCTTCAAAAATCCAAACTGCCATGATCATTGCTGCAGCTCTTATCGAGGGTGTTGCTCTGTTCGGTGTGGTAGTTGCCCTGTTAGGTAAATAA
- the atpB gene encoding F0F1 ATP synthase subunit A produces MNFSHILNSKKTALSLILGVFLTFCACKTFAIQHEEHANEVKNAETEAFNPTTAILEHIGDSHYWHVVGETSIPLPVILYTDKGVEFFSSAAFHHGTEAHQGKFYTYKLVEDKIKAVDANGEVDKEASSHVYDFSITKNVLAMWIAGLLILIIFMSVASSYKKREGKAPKGLQSLVEPIIMFVRDEIARPNIGRGYQRYMPILLTIFFFIWMNNLLGLVPLFPGGANVTGNIMFTFVMSAIVMLVVNFSANKYYWKHIFLPDVPVWLYPIMIPVELIGVISRPFALMIRLYANISAGHIIVLSLISLIFIFKSIAVAPISILFVLFMDVLELLVAFLQAFIFTMLTALFIGTAVEDHH; encoded by the coding sequence ATGAATTTTAGCCACATTTTGAACTCAAAAAAAACCGCTCTGAGCTTGATTTTAGGCGTTTTTTTGACTTTTTGCGCTTGTAAAACTTTTGCGATACAACACGAGGAACACGCAAACGAGGTAAAGAACGCAGAAACCGAAGCTTTTAATCCAACCACGGCCATCCTCGAACATATTGGCGATTCGCACTACTGGCATGTGGTAGGTGAAACCTCAATTCCGCTGCCGGTTATTTTATATACCGACAAAGGTGTGGAGTTCTTTTCATCGGCTGCTTTTCATCATGGTACCGAGGCTCATCAAGGTAAATTTTATACTTACAAATTAGTAGAGGATAAAATTAAGGCTGTTGATGCTAACGGTGAGGTTGACAAGGAGGCTTCATCTCATGTTTACGATTTTTCAATCACCAAAAACGTGCTGGCTATGTGGATAGCGGGATTGCTTATCCTGATCATCTTCATGTCGGTAGCCTCATCATATAAAAAACGCGAAGGCAAAGCGCCAAAAGGTTTGCAGTCATTGGTTGAGCCGATCATCATGTTTGTGCGTGACGAGATTGCCAGACCAAACATCGGTCGCGGTTACCAGCGCTACATGCCTATATTGTTAACCATATTCTTTTTTATATGGATGAACAACCTGTTAGGCCTGGTGCCTTTGTTCCCGGGTGGTGCTAACGTTACCGGTAATATCATGTTCACCTTTGTAATGTCGGCCATTGTAATGCTGGTGGTTAACTTCAGCGCTAACAAATATTACTGGAAACACATCTTTTTACCTGATGTACCTGTTTGGCTGTACCCGATCATGATCCCGGTTGAATTGATCGGTGTTATTTCAAGGCCTTTCGCATTGATGATTCGTTTGTATGCTAACATTTCAGCAGGCCACATCATTGTATTGAGTTTAATATCGTTGATATTTATCTTCAAATCAATCGCGGTTGCGCCTATTTCAATTTTGTTCGTATTGTTTATGGATGTTTTGGAGTTGCTGGTTGCCTTTCTGCAAGCGTTTATATTCACTATGCTTACCGCGCTGTTTATCGGTACCGCGGTTGAGGATCATCATTAA
- a CDS encoding AtpZ/AtpI family protein — MAQNEPNQPDQAGKGMSNYAKYTGIAVQMIVIIGGMAYAGYKIDEVNKHNVQWVTAAMALAGVFISLYLVIRAVKN; from the coding sequence ATGGCTCAAAACGAACCCAATCAGCCCGATCAGGCAGGCAAAGGCATGAGCAACTATGCCAAATACACGGGCATTGCCGTGCAAATGATCGTCATCATCGGCGGTATGGCCTACGCCGGTTATAAAATTGATGAAGTAAATAAACACAATGTGCAGTGGGTTACCGCTGCAATGGCTCTGGCCGGCGTATTCATTTCGTTGTACCTTGTAATCAGGGCTGTAAAAAACTGA
- a CDS encoding tetratricopeptide repeat protein → MHKPASIKHTILILFAVLLAAACTLEKKTPLNRRLQNLTAHYNILFNARELLNQKQEAYAAAFIDDYSELLRVYPDTADAIEGDKELAAVIEKGNYIINFKEQSNYVGDAYLLLGKANYLGKQYFNAQEYFDYVLRSYREKPELLQEARVWKARSMMMLNQQEEAKPEIDTALRSINPKKDVTADVYATALQYYIDTRDYTNAEAMAIQAVEFANNSQYRARWRFVLAQLQELNNKPADAVNTYTRIVHSNAPFEMAFNADLNRIRIEDTRDGVKISRVDRLRSLLRNSNNREFTDQIYYHIAQIYYTEHNIDKAVENYRLAIAASGQNQQQKGLAYLRLADIYFKDKANYPDAKNYYDSTLANLSPTYPGYLAIRKKTDNLQQLTANLSIVAHEDTLQMLARLPEPARTNMVDSMVNRYLLLQQLSTQVTSSDPKSATAPTAVPLEISNTQNPRASTPTGGNFYFYNNAAVGSGFATFKQRWGNRKLEDNWRRSQRSTANLTVNNSQTTNPNAVQNQLQQTQNNTATADYRQQLLQTIPVNAAMVNQSNIRIYNALLEIANFYRDVIDDPKEAIAAYELILKRFPDNPNRAAIYYSLYRLYTGTNQLARADEYKSRLLKEFADSPYARVILDPDYAKRINDADASFNALYNEVYELYAQRKYPEVMQQVDALMQQYPNNKLSAQLQYLRALARGRQVKVDPFKADLQNIMNAYPADGLITPLINQHLAFINANSNEMAARRFAILDSDPDYIPFAPEEVGPLVTEFATVADKRVEKPKVEKPVVVAKPADSPVVKKPEPVIAKQADIVQPKTDSVSAPAKPKKVYPFNESDSTNYYFVISVSSRTTNLASSRFGVGQFNRTRYQGVRIRHQLKQSGDNQLIYVGRFYTVGEAKEYARNIIPLMPEIMKVPKDKYTFFIITQQNLDKLADGKLLDTYKEYYQDNF, encoded by the coding sequence GTGCATAAACCGGCATCAATAAAACATACCATCCTGATACTTTTTGCGGTATTGCTGGCCGCGGCCTGTACACTCGAGAAGAAAACCCCGCTTAACCGCCGCCTGCAAAACCTTACGGCGCATTATAATATCCTATTTAACGCCCGTGAGCTACTGAACCAAAAACAGGAAGCCTATGCCGCCGCGTTTATTGATGATTATAGCGAACTGCTGCGCGTTTATCCCGATACGGCCGATGCAATTGAAGGTGACAAGGAGCTTGCCGCCGTAATTGAAAAAGGCAACTACATTATTAATTTCAAGGAGCAAAGCAACTATGTTGGCGATGCCTACCTGCTGCTGGGCAAAGCCAACTACCTGGGCAAACAATATTTTAACGCCCAGGAATATTTCGATTATGTATTACGATCGTATCGCGAAAAGCCGGAACTTTTGCAGGAAGCCCGTGTATGGAAAGCCCGCAGCATGATGATGCTGAACCAACAAGAAGAGGCTAAACCCGAAATTGATACCGCTTTGCGCAGTATCAATCCTAAAAAGGATGTAACGGCTGATGTGTATGCTACGGCACTGCAATACTATATAGATACCCGCGATTATACCAATGCGGAGGCGATGGCGATACAAGCTGTTGAGTTTGCCAACAATTCACAATACCGGGCACGCTGGCGTTTTGTTTTGGCGCAGTTGCAGGAGTTGAATAATAAACCTGCCGATGCCGTAAACACTTACACCCGCATAGTGCACAGCAACGCCCCTTTTGAAATGGCCTTTAATGCCGATTTGAACCGCATTCGTATTGAAGATACGCGCGATGGCGTGAAGATCAGCCGGGTTGACCGCTTGCGGAGCTTGCTGCGCAACAGCAATAACAGGGAATTTACCGACCAGATTTATTACCATATCGCCCAGATTTACTATACCGAGCATAACATTGATAAAGCCGTAGAAAACTACCGGCTGGCAATAGCCGCCAGTGGCCAAAACCAACAGCAAAAGGGCTTAGCCTACCTGCGCCTGGCCGATATTTATTTTAAGGATAAGGCCAACTATCCGGATGCCAAGAATTATTACGACAGTACCCTGGCCAATCTTTCACCAACTTATCCGGGTTACCTGGCCATCCGTAAAAAAACAGATAACCTGCAGCAGCTTACCGCCAACCTGAGCATTGTTGCCCATGAGGACACCCTGCAAATGCTGGCCCGCCTGCCTGAGCCGGCACGCACCAATATGGTTGATAGTATGGTGAACCGCTACCTGCTGCTACAGCAGCTAAGCACCCAGGTTACATCATCCGATCCAAAATCGGCCACGGCGCCAACCGCTGTTCCGCTGGAGATAAGCAATACGCAAAACCCGAGAGCGAGCACGCCAACCGGCGGTAACTTCTATTTTTATAATAATGCGGCCGTGGGCTCGGGCTTCGCCACCTTTAAACAACGCTGGGGCAACCGTAAGCTGGAGGATAACTGGCGCCGCAGTCAGCGCAGCACGGCGAACCTGACGGTAAACAATTCGCAAACCACCAACCCGAACGCGGTACAAAACCAGTTGCAGCAAACGCAAAATAATACCGCCACTGCCGATTACCGCCAGCAATTGCTGCAAACTATCCCGGTAAATGCGGCAATGGTTAACCAATCAAACATCCGGATTTATAATGCCTTGTTGGAAATAGCCAACTTTTACCGGGATGTTATTGACGATCCGAAAGAAGCTATCGCTGCCTATGAACTGATATTGAAACGTTTTCCGGACAACCCGAACCGCGCTGCCATTTATTACAGCCTGTACCGATTGTATACCGGCACCAACCAACTGGCCCGTGCCGATGAATATAAGAGCCGGCTATTGAAGGAATTTGCTGACTCGCCATACGCCAGGGTGATCCTGGACCCGGATTATGCCAAACGCATTAACGATGCCGATGCCAGCTTTAACGCCTTGTATAATGAGGTTTACGAACTATATGCGCAACGCAAATATCCCGAAGTTATGCAACAGGTAGATGCGCTGATGCAGCAATACCCTAACAATAAGCTATCGGCACAGCTGCAATACCTGCGTGCGCTGGCCCGCGGCAGGCAGGTAAAAGTTGATCCGTTTAAAGCCGACTTGCAGAATATTATGAATGCCTACCCTGCCGATGGGCTGATAACACCGCTGATTAATCAGCACCTGGCGTTTATCAACGCCAACAGCAATGAAATGGCCGCACGCAGGTTTGCCATATTAGACAGCGACCCTGATTATATACCTTTCGCCCCGGAAGAAGTGGGGCCACTGGTTACCGAGTTTGCCACTGTGGCAGATAAGCGTGTAGAAAAACCCAAAGTGGAAAAGCCTGTTGTAGTAGCCAAACCAGCCGACAGCCCCGTAGTAAAGAAACCTGAACCGGTAATAGCTAAACAAGCGGATATCGTCCAACCGAAAACAGATAGCGTAAGCGCCCCGGCAAAGCCGAAAAAGGTTTATCCGTTTAACGAGAGCGACAGCACCAACTACTATTTTGTGATAAGCGTAAGTTCGCGTACAACTAATCTGGCTTCATCACGTTTTGGTGTAGGGCAGTTTAACCGTACCCGGTATCAGGGTGTGCGCATACGGCATCAGCTAAAACAATCCGGAGATAACCAGCTTATTTATGTCGGCCGGTTTTATACCGTAGGCGAGGCTAAGGAATATGCGCGCAACATTATACCTTTGATGCCGGAGATAATGAAGGTGCCAAAAGATAAATACACTTTCTTTATCATCACACAGCAAAATCTGGATAAATTAGCCGACGGAAAACTACTGGATACGTATAAGGAATATTACCAGGATAATTTTTAG
- a CDS encoding penicillin-binding protein 1A yields MIVKLSPQDTRRYNWYIWRFVIACFSFVVIMLLLTAFGIFGQLPSFRDLENPKSNLASQVISSDKQILGTYFVQNRTNVTYKEISPYVINALVATEDARFYDHSGIDFNRTFSIIFYNLIGKKQGGSTITQQLALNLFSERAHNPFKRIIQKLQEWITAVKIERHYTKEEVITMYLNTVDFGAYNVFGIKSAALTYFNTTPDKLTPDQAALLVGMVNGPGIYSPINHPDNAIKRRNLVLRRMGEVGYLSDGQVEEFKQKPLGLSFHPINHNEGSAPYFRAILKREVQRILVDKSIFKEGDIPYDLDRDGLKIYTTIDATMQRYAEEAQKEYMRNLQAQFNNHWKGRSLWKGINNFQLLLKQGMQRSDRYKALKLAGKSDEEIKEDFNTPAKMTLFTWKGDIDTTMKPIDSIVYHKMMLRNAMMSMDPTTGYIKAWVGGTNFEHFKYDQVRMGTRQVGSTAKPFTYAVAVDAGFSPCMEVANVPVTITGYGEPWTPRSTGTIPGVLTLRKALANSQNYITAYVMNEVKPQPVVDLIKKMGVNSPDIGPYPSICLGTFNASVFDMTGAYSAFANHGVWTEPTFLLRIEDKNGNVLYDHHATVRQALNEQTAYVMTYMLKGVVDEGTGWRLRSKYKLTNPIGGKTGTTQSNSDGWFIGITPQLVTGVWTGCEDRDIHFRSTNLGEGANTALPIFALYMQKVYANQALGIKKNVDFDPPKSGVSITLDCKSYHQQQQPDSTGVEDRLEF; encoded by the coding sequence ATGATCGTAAAACTTTCACCACAGGATACCCGCAGGTATAACTGGTATATATGGCGCTTCGTAATTGCTTGTTTCTCGTTCGTAGTTATTATGTTGCTGCTTACAGCATTCGGCATATTCGGGCAACTACCATCCTTCCGCGACCTGGAGAATCCTAAAAGCAACCTGGCATCGCAGGTCATATCATCAGACAAGCAGATACTGGGTACCTATTTTGTTCAGAACCGTACCAATGTTACTTATAAAGAGATTTCTCCCTACGTGATAAACGCGCTGGTGGCTACGGAAGATGCCCGTTTTTACGACCACTCGGGTATCGACTTTAATCGTACGTTCTCTATTATTTTTTATAACCTGATAGGCAAAAAACAAGGCGGCAGTACCATTACCCAGCAGTTGGCACTTAACCTTTTCTCAGAGCGCGCGCACAATCCATTCAAGCGTATCATCCAAAAATTACAGGAGTGGATAACCGCCGTTAAAATAGAGCGCCATTATACCAAGGAAGAGGTTATCACCATGTACCTTAACACGGTTGACTTTGGCGCTTACAATGTATTCGGCATCAAATCAGCCGCTTTAACTTATTTTAATACTACACCTGATAAGCTAACGCCCGATCAGGCCGCTTTGCTGGTAGGTATGGTAAACGGCCCGGGTATATATTCGCCAATTAACCACCCCGATAACGCCATTAAACGCCGTAACCTGGTGTTGCGCCGCATGGGCGAAGTTGGTTACCTGAGCGATGGACAGGTTGAGGAATTTAAACAAAAACCACTTGGCCTGAGCTTCCACCCCATTAATCATAACGAGGGCTCGGCACCGTATTTCAGGGCTATCCTGAAAAGAGAAGTACAAAGAATATTGGTTGATAAATCAATATTTAAAGAGGGCGATATACCTTATGACCTGGATCGTGATGGTTTAAAAATTTATACAACCATTGATGCTACCATGCAGCGCTACGCCGAAGAGGCGCAAAAGGAATACATGCGCAACCTGCAGGCTCAATTCAATAATCATTGGAAGGGGCGTAGCCTGTGGAAAGGTATAAACAATTTTCAGCTACTGCTTAAGCAGGGTATGCAGCGCAGCGACCGTTACAAGGCGCTGAAGCTGGCCGGGAAATCGGATGAGGAGATCAAGGAAGATTTTAATACTCCGGCTAAGATGACCTTATTTACCTGGAAAGGTGATATTGATACAACGATGAAGCCGATAGACTCCATTGTTTATCATAAGATGATGCTACGTAATGCCATGATGAGCATGGATCCTACCACAGGTTACATTAAGGCCTGGGTAGGCGGCACCAACTTTGAACATTTTAAGTATGACCAGGTGCGCATGGGTACACGCCAGGTAGGCTCAACCGCCAAACCGTTTACTTATGCCGTGGCTGTGGATGCAGGCTTTTCGCCTTGTATGGAAGTGGCCAACGTGCCGGTGACCATAACCGGTTACGGCGAACCATGGACACCGCGCTCAACAGGCACTATACCAGGCGTACTTACTTTGCGCAAGGCTTTGGCCAACTCGCAAAACTACATTACCGCTTATGTAATGAATGAGGTTAAACCGCAACCGGTGGTTGACCTGATCAAGAAAATGGGGGTGAATAGTCCGGATATCGGGCCTTACCCATCTATCTGCCTCGGAACATTTAATGCCTCGGTATTTGATATGACGGGGGCTTACTCTGCCTTTGCCAACCATGGCGTGTGGACAGAGCCGACCTTCCTGCTGCGTATAGAAGATAAAAACGGCAACGTATTATATGACCACCACGCCACCGTTAGGCAGGCACTTAACGAGCAAACCGCTTACGTAATGACCTATATGCTGAAAGGCGTAGTTGACGAAGGTACCGGCTGGCGCTTACGCTCAAAATATAAACTGACTAACCCAATAGGTGGCAAAACCGGTACTACGCAATCAAACTCAGATGGCTGGTTCATCGGCATTACACCGCAGCTGGTTACCGGCGTTTGGACGGGTTGTGAGGATCGAGACATCCACTTCCGCTCTACCAACCTGGGCGAGGGCGCGAATACCGCGCTACCGATATTCGCGCTGTACATGCAAAAGGTATATGCCAACCAGGCGTTAGGTATTAAAAAGAATGTCGACTTTGATCCGCCAAAATCGGGAGTGAGCATAACGCTGGATTGTAAATCATACCACCAGCAGCAGCAACCCGATAGTACCGGGGTAGAAGACCGGCTGGAATTTTAG